The genomic region CTGGGTGATGTCGCTGATGCTCTCCTTGGCGAAGTCGCTGATCGGCCAGGGTATGAAGCTGCCGACCACCACGGCCAGCGTCGCGACGGTCTTCTGCCAGACCGGGCGGCTGGTCCTGGAGACGGTGTAGGCGGCCACCATGGAGGCGATCATCGCGCTGCCCGCGTACAGGCCGGGCAGGGTGAGCAGCAGCACGGTGCGCGGGAAGCGCCGACGCAGCAGCAGGACGCCGGCCGCCCCGAGCGAGACCCAGAAGTGCCAGTCACGCGGTGGCGGGAAGTTCAGCAGCGCGTCCAGGGTGGCCGGCACCACCAGCAGGACGTCCACCGCGAGCGCGTGCCAGCGCCGCTGGGGTCGCCACACCCACCCGGCCGCACTGCGCAACCGCCGGCCTATTCGCGCCGCCGGTTTTGCTCTGTTGGCCACCACACCCTGCTCCGATCCACGCCTGACCCCACCCGCGCGACCGTACCTCACGGACCGCGCGTTCGGGCGTGTCGAAAGTCCCAGCCCTACGGTCCGGGCCGAGGACTCAGCCGGTGAGCAGGCCGAGGATTCCGCTGACGGCCTGGTCGAACGGCTCGGTGGAGTCGGCGGCGCGGGCCAGCACGTAGCCGCCCTGCAGCACCGCGACGACGGCGGTGGCCGTGGCCGCCGGGTCGAGCGGGCGGATCGGCTCGCCGCGCTCGACCCCCTCGGTGAGGACCTCGGTCAGTCGCCCGCGCAGCCAGGCGAACATCTCCTCCACCGGCCGGCGCAGCAGCGGGTCGGCCATCACGTCCGGGTCCTGGGTGAGCCGCCCGATCGGGCAGCCCTTGAGCACCTCGCGCTCGCGCCGCAGATAGGCGGTGATCCGCTCGACGGCCGTGCCGGGGAGGCTGAACTGCGCCTCGGCCTGGGCGCGCCGCTCCTCGGCGGTGCGGGTGATCGCGGCCAGCGCGAGGTCCGGCTTGCCGGTGAAGTGGTGGTACATGCTGCCCTGGCCGACCCCGGCGTGCTGCTGGATGGCCTTGGGGCTGGTGCCGACGTAGCCGCGCTCCCAGAGCAGGGCGCGGGTGCTCTCGATCAGGCGGTCCTGGGTGGTCATCCGCCCAGTGTACCTACCAGTCGGTACAGCCGGGGCCGAAAAGCGAGCGGGCGTCCCTTCCGTGAAGGAAGGGACGCCCGCTCGGTGTTGTGCGCCGCCAGGGACTCGAACCCCGGACCCGCTGATTAAGAGTCAGCTGCTCTAACCAACTGAGCTAGCGGCGCCTGCTTCAACGCGGAGAACATTACCTGATCAGCGGGCCTTTGCTGAAATCGGACCGAGCCCGGCGGCAACGGGTTCCCGAGGGGCGGAAGTTGGATCGTCATTCAAATCAGCTGATCGAGTGACTGAAATGGTCCATCGCAGCTCACAGGGCACAGAATGGGCCGATTCCCCCACACTCATCCCCTGGCCACCGGGACCAGCCGGAGTGGCTCTCGCACGTCAACTCCAATGTGCTCAAGGTGAAGCTGGCGACCGCGATCGTCGGCATCTCCTCCATCCACCTGCTCCAGATGTTCGTCAACATCCAGGCCACGCCCCGGGATTCGCTGATGTGGGGCACCATCATCCACATGGCCTTCATCCTCTCGGCCTGCATCCTGGCGTACATGGCCGGACCGATGGACTTCCACAGCGGCGACATCCCGCCGCACGAGGCGCACGCGCCCGGCGGCGGGCCGCAGCTGCCGGCCCAGGAGCTCGCCACGGCCGCCCCGGAACCGGTGGCGGTCTGACTCGGCGGCGCCGGACTCAGCGGCCTGCCGCGTGCACCCGCAGCAGCAGCGCGTGCAGCTGGGCCCGCTCCTCGGCGGTGAGCGGTGCCAGCACCTCGTCCTGGACGGCGGCGGCTTCGGCCTGCAGTTCCTCGAGCGCCCGCTGTCCGGCGGGGGTGAGGCTGACCTGCACCCGGCGGCGGTCGGCGGTGGACCGGGCGCGCTCGACCTGGCCGGCCCGGGCCAGCTCGTCCAGCAGCTTCACCATGTCGCTCGGGTCGATGGCCAGCCGCTCGGCGAGCTCCCGCTGCACCTGCGGGCCGAAGTCGGCGAGTGCGGCCAACACCGCCATGTGCCACAGCCGCTGCCCGCGCGCGGTGAGCCGGGTGATCAGCAGGCCGCGGGCGGTCCTCCCGGTGCGGGAGAGCAGGTAGGTGGTCAGGCCGAGCAGGCTCGGGGGTGTGGCGGTGGCGTCCATGGGTCAGATTGTAGGGTGGGGACCAATGGTGGGTGAGCACCCATCATTTGCTCCGGGAGGGAAACGATGGACGCGCTGTACCCCCGCCTGCTGGTCACCCGGTTCGCCGAGTGCTTCCGCTTCTACGACGCCGTACTGCCCCAACTCCTCGGCGCGGTACGACAGAAGGGCGACGAGTCCGGCCCGTACGCCAACTGGGACGTGGCCGACCAGGGCGTCCTGGTGCTGTTCGACCGCGCCGCGATGGCCGGCGTGGTCGGGACCGCCGCGCTGCCGCCGACCGCTCCACCCGCGCAGGACGCGGCGATGCTGGTCTCCCGGGTCCCGGACGTGGACGCCGCCCTGGCGCTCTGCCTGGCCCACGGCGCGACCCTGGTCGCCGAGGCGACCGACCGCCCGGACTGGGGGCCCGAGCTCCGGACCGCGCACCTGCGCGATCCGGAGGGCACCCTGATCGAGCTCCAGTCGTACTGACCGGCGACCGGCTCCAGGGCCGGACGGGCCCCTAGCTCGCCGGGGCCTTGGTACGCAGGACCTCGATGAACGCGCGCAGCCAGCCGGGGTGGTCCGGCCAGGCCCGCGCCGACACCAGGACCCCGTCCACCACGGCCTCGGCGTCCCGGTACGTCGCGCCCGCCGCCTTCACGTCCGGCTCCAGTGCCGGGTACGCCGCCGTGGTCCGCCCGCCGAGCAGGTCCGCCGCCGCGGTGATCTGCGGCCCGTGGCAGATCTGCGCCACCGGCTTGTCCACCTCGAAGAAGTGCTTCACGATCCGCTGCACCTCGGGGTCGTTGCGCAGGTACTCCGGCGCCCGACCACCCGGAATCACCAGCGCCGCGTACTGCGCCGGGTCCACCTCGGTGAACGCCAGATCCGCCGGCCAGGTGTACCCCGGCTTCTCGGTGTACGTGTCGAACCCGTCCTCGAAGTCGTGCACCACGAACCGGAGCTTCTTGCGGCTCGGCGCCGCGATGTCCACCTGGTACCCCTCCTCCCGCAACCGCTGGTACGGGTAGAGCACCTCCAGGGACTCCGCCGCATCCCCCGTGACGATCAGCACCTTCACAGCCATGGCCGGCCTCGATTCCGAAAGGGTCCGAAAGGGTTGGTCACCGGCCCCGTTCCTCCCCGTTCGGCCACCTGCGGAAACGCCGAAGGCCCCTCGCTCTCGCGAGGGGCCTTCGGCTGTCGGTGCGCCGCCAGGGACTCGAACCCCGGACCCGCTGATTAAGAGTCAGCTGCTCTAACCAACTGAGCTAGCGGCGCTTGCTGACGACGAGAACATTACACGGCGCTGAGGGAAACACCGAATCGTCACCAGGTGACAGCGGAGGGTGGTGGCGATTCGGTGTTTCGGCTGCTAGGCGGGGCCGACCTACGGGTAGTGGCAGGCGGCCGCGTGCGGGGCGTACGGGTCGAGCGGCGGGGTCGTGCTCTCGCAGCGGGGGCGGCGGTCGGCGGGCAGGGCCGCGTAGACGGGGCAGCGGGGGCGGAACGGGCAGCCCACGGCGCGGGTGGTGGGGGACGGCGGGTCGCCGGCCAGCAGGATCCGGTCGCGGCCGCGTTCGGCGACCGGGTCGGGCAGTGGCACGGCGGAGAGCAGGGCGCGGGTGTAGGGGTGCAGCGGGCTCGCGAAGACCTCGGCCGCCGGGCCCTGCTCGACCGTGCGGCCCAGGTACATCACGCTGACCCGGTCGGCCAGGTGCCGGATCACCGACAGGTCGTGGGAGACGAAGAGGTAGGCCAGACCCAGCGAGGCCTTGAGCTCCTGGAGCAGGTTGAGCACACCGGCCTGGATCGAGACGTCCAGTGCCGAGACCGGTTCGTCCAGCACCAGCAGTTGCGGCTCGACGGCCAACGCCCGGGCGATGGAGACGCGTTGACGCTGGCCGCCGGAGAACTCGTGCGGGTAGCGGGTGGCGTGCGCCGGGTCCAGGCCGACCCGGCCGAGCAGCTCGGGGATCCGGCGGGCGATCAACTCCCTCGGTGCACCCTGGGCTTGGAGCGGTTCGGCGATGATGTCGCCGATCGGCAGCCGCGGGTCCAGGCTGGCCATCGGGTCCTGGAAGACGATCTGCACCCGGGAGCGCAGACCTTGGGCCTCGGCCCGGCCGAGCGCCGAGGTGTCCTGTCCCAGGATCTCGATCCGGCCGGCCTCCGGGGCGCGCAGGCCGAGGATCTCGAAGAGCGTGGTGGACTTGCCGGAGCCGGACTCGCCGACCAGGCCGAGGGTCTCGCCGCGCCGGATGTCCAGCTCCACCCCGTCCACCGCGTAGACCTCACCGACCTTGCGCTTGAAGGCCGTTCCCTTGAGCACGGGGAAGGTCTTGGCCAGCCCGGTCACCGTCAGCACGGCGGGCAGGGTGTGGCGCGGGGCGGGCGCGGCCGGCGGCGGCAGCACCGGTACGGGGTAGACGTCGGCCGGGGCGGGGCGGTCGGCGGCGAGTTCGGCCGACCGCAGGCAGGCGGCCCGGTGGCCGGC from Kitasatospora azatica KCTC 9699 harbors:
- a CDS encoding TetR/AcrR family transcriptional regulator; translation: MTTQDRLIESTRALLWERGYVGTSPKAIQQHAGVGQGSMYHHFTGKPDLALAAITRTAEERRAQAEAQFSLPGTAVERITAYLRREREVLKGCPIGRLTQDPDVMADPLLRRPVEEMFAWLRGRLTEVLTEGVERGEPIRPLDPAATATAVVAVLQGGYVLARAADSTEPFDQAVSGILGLLTG
- a CDS encoding MarR family winged helix-turn-helix transcriptional regulator, whose translation is MDATATPPSLLGLTTYLLSRTGRTARGLLITRLTARGQRLWHMAVLAALADFGPQVQRELAERLAIDPSDMVKLLDELARAGQVERARSTADRRRVQVSLTPAGQRALEELQAEAAAVQDEVLAPLTAEERAQLHALLLRVHAAGR
- a CDS encoding VOC family protein encodes the protein MDALYPRLLVTRFAECFRFYDAVLPQLLGAVRQKGDESGPYANWDVADQGVLVLFDRAAMAGVVGTAALPPTAPPAQDAAMLVSRVPDVDAALALCLAHGATLVAEATDRPDWGPELRTAHLRDPEGTLIELQSY
- a CDS encoding DJ-1/PfpI family protein; this encodes MAVKVLIVTGDAAESLEVLYPYQRLREEGYQVDIAAPSRKKLRFVVHDFEDGFDTYTEKPGYTWPADLAFTEVDPAQYAALVIPGGRAPEYLRNDPEVQRIVKHFFEVDKPVAQICHGPQITAAADLLGGRTTAAYPALEPDVKAAGATYRDAEAVVDGVLVSARAWPDHPGWLRAFIEVLRTKAPAS
- a CDS encoding ABC transporter ATP-binding protein, which gives rise to MTTTATPLLAVRDLRVDFAAARGRAATTAVRGVDLTLRQGETLGIVGESGSGKSVTALAVLGLLPGTATVRGSVALDGRELVGLPGAELARIRGRRISMVFQDPLSAFTPVYRIGDQIAEAIRVHQRVDKATARRRAAELLDLVGIPDPARALDSFPHEFSGGMRQRAMIAMAVANEPDILLADEPTTALDVTIQAQVLDVLRTAQRETGAALVLVSHDLGVIAQMADRVAVMYAGRMVETASVNELFAAPHHPYTLGLIGAVPRLDRTGGPLVPIPGSPPALNALPAGCPFAARCPLAVADCRTEEPPLAGPAGHRAACLRSAELAADRPAPADVYPVPVLPPPAAPAPRHTLPAVLTVTGLAKTFPVLKGTAFKRKVGEVYAVDGVELDIRRGETLGLVGESGSGKSTTLFEILGLRAPEAGRIEILGQDTSALGRAEAQGLRSRVQIVFQDPMASLDPRLPIGDIIAEPLQAQGAPRELIARRIPELLGRVGLDPAHATRYPHEFSGGQRQRVSIARALAVEPQLLVLDEPVSALDVSIQAGVLNLLQELKASLGLAYLFVSHDLSVIRHLADRVSVMYLGRTVEQGPAAEVFASPLHPYTRALLSAVPLPDPVAERGRDRILLAGDPPSPTTRAVGCPFRPRCPVYAALPADRRPRCESTTPPLDPYAPHAAACHYP